In Musa acuminata AAA Group cultivar baxijiao chromosome BXJ2-8, Cavendish_Baxijiao_AAA, whole genome shotgun sequence, one genomic interval encodes:
- the LOC135618211 gene encoding probable calcium-binding protein CML27, translating to MEKGAKADIHQPTQTLGRPSPSFRLRSESLNALRLRRVFDLFDHNGDGEITVEELALALDRLGLGTSPDELRPTVAAYIPPGRAGLAFEEFEALHRDLGDSLFGASDAIGETHGEGEEDMREAFRVFDEDGDGFISASELQAVLVKLGLVEGRSIVRVQEMICSVDQDSDGRVDFGEFKHMMQGITVWGA from the coding sequence ATGGAGAAAGGGGCCAAAGCTGACATCCACCAGCCGACGCAGACCCTCGGCCGGCCGTCGCCGTCCTTCCGGCTTCGTTCCGAGAGCCTCAACGCCCTTCGCCTCCGCCGCGTCTTCGACCTCTTCGACCACAACGGCGACGGGGAGATCACCGTCGAGGAGCTGGCACTCGCCCTCGATCGCCTCGGCCTCGGCACCAGCCCCGACGAGCTCCGGCCCACCGTCGCCGCCTACATCCCGCCAGGCCGCGCCGGCCTCGCTTTCGAGGAGTTCGAGGCCCTCCACCGCGACCTCGGCGACTCCCTCTTCGGCGCCTCCGACGCCATCGGCGAGACGCACGGGGAGGGAGAGGAGGACATGAGGGAGGCGTTTCGGGTGTTCGACGAAGACGGGGACGGCTTCATCTCCGCGTCGGAGCTGCAGGCTGTGCTCGTCAAGCTGGGGCTGGTGGAGGGGCGGAGCATCGTGCGGGTGCAAGAGATGATCTGCTCCGTCGATCAGGATTCCGACGGCCGGGTGGATTTCGGGGAGTTCAAGCATATGATGCAGGGCATCACCGTCTGGGGCGCCTGA
- the LOC103994396 gene encoding uncharacterized protein LOC103994396: MGRRPARCYRQIKNKPYPKSRYCRGVPDPKIRIYDVGMKKKGVDEFPFCVHLVSWEKENVSSEALEAARIACNKYMTKFAGKDAFHLRVRVHPFHVLRINKMLSCAGADRLQTGMRGAFGKPQGTCARVNIGQVLLSVRCKDNNSNNAQEALRRAKFKFPGRQKIIVSGKWGFTKFTRADYMKLKTENRIGSDGVNAKLLGWHGPLARRQPGRAFLPPAAAAESSHESSDGNGSEASTSSRYRLVFPPARFIESPLSATLERLGASLARPGRSESDSSVRGQLRGHYSGRIDESTTSTSSGDDHSIGMVWSDSPDGRSAGSRSSDGVSSPMVGSSSGSDGVARQAAMSSSSMPTSASSSGSMSTEGEFNDTADNFMNILIQRSEVQDLARWIERVLPFSLLLLIVFIRQHFRDLFGPIWIAAVMVKSNDIVRAQTALEGGRKVYVLAGITLAFIIHVYGVYWWHRNDDLLYPLVMISPKGTLAFWRALFVILVNDTMVRQVGMAVKCMVLMRYTSSRSNDHRMQGKILTVVECFLLLYRFWLPSPVWYRFFLNKDHGISFSYLIAGLYLLFKLTSASEKVQLFFAALKALSRSEGDDGGSYATTEQVNEAGDLCAICLDRMRAPVVLHCEHVFCEDCIFQWFERERTCPICRAQIRRPAALRSYADGSTSLLYQLF; the protein is encoded by the exons ATGGGGAGAC GTCCTGCAAGATGTTATCGTCAGATTAAGAATAAGCCATATCCAAAGTCAAGATACTGCCGTGGTGTTCCGGACCCTAAGATCAGGATCTATGATGTTGGAATGAAGAAGAAAGGAGTTGATGAGTTTCCCTTCTGTGTTCACCTGGTTAGCTGGGAGAAGGAGAATGTATCTAGTGAGGCTCTTGAAGCTGCACGCATTGCGTGCAACAAGTATATGACAAAGTTTGCTGGGAAGGATGCTTTCCACTTGAGAGTCAGGGTGCATCCATTCCATGTTCTGCGTATTAATAAGATGCTTTCCTGTGCTGGAGCTGATAGGCTCCAGACCGGGATGAGAGGTGCCTTTGGGAAACCACAAGGAACATGTGCCAGAGTGAACATTGGTCAGGTTCTTCTGTCTGTTCGTTGCAAGGATAACAATAGCAACAATGCACAAGAAGCCTTACGGCGTGCCAAATTCAAGTTCCCTGGCCGTCAGAAGATAATTGTCAGTGGAAAGTG GGGCTTTACTAAATTTACCCGAGCCGACTATATGAAGTTGAAGACTGAGAACAGAATCGGCTCAGATGGTGTCAATGCCAAG CTACTCGGATGGCATGGGCCGCTTGCTCGCCGGCAACCCGGAAGAGCTTTCTTACCTCCTGCAGCAGCTGCAGAA AGCTCCCATGAAAGCTCTGATGGCAACGGAAGCGAGGCCTCCACCTCGAGCAGGTACCGCCTTGTCTTCCCGCCCGCCCGTTTCATCGAGTCGCCGCTTTCGGCCACTCTGGAGCGCCTGGGAGCCTCGTTGGCGAGGCCGGGCCGTTCGGAGAGCGATAGCTCCGTCAGAGGTCAGCTACGAGGCCATTATTCCGGCAGGATCGATGAGTCCACCACCTCTACGAGCAGCGGCGATGACCACTCGATAGGGATGGTCTGGTCGGACTCTCCGGACGGGCGGAGTGCGGGTTCGCGAAGTTCTGATGGTGTTTCGAGCCCGATGGTTGGTTCTTCGTCGGGAAGTGATGGTGTGGCACGACAGGCGGCTATGTCATCTTCCTCTATGCCGACGTCTGCCTCGTCCTCTGGTAGCATGAGCACCGAGGGTGAGTTCAATGACACAGCAGATAATTTTATGAACATACTAATCCAGAGATCCGAGGTACAGGATTTAGCGAGGTGGATCGAACGCGTGCTGCCATTCTCGCTGTTGCTTTTGATAGTCTTCATCAGACAACATTTTCGAG ATCTCTTCGGCCCAATCTGGATCGCTGCGGTGATGGTCAAATCCAATGACATCGTGAGGGCACAAACTGCTTTAGAG GGGGGGCGAAAAGTATACGTGCTTGCTGGGATCACGCTGGCCTTCATAATTCATGTATACGGAGTGTACTGGTGGCACAGGAACGATGATCTTCTATACCCGCTGGTCATGATTTCCCCAAAAGGAACTCTGGCTTTTTGGCGTGCCTTGTTCGTCATCCTGGTCAATg ACACGATGGTGCGACAAGTTGGCATGGCTGTGAAGTGTATGGTCTTGATGCGTTACACAAGCAGTAGAAGCAACGATCATCGTATGCAG GGGAAGATATTGACGGTCGTCGAGTGCTTCCTACTGCTGTATCGGTTTTGGTTGCCATCGCCTGTTTGGTATCGGTTCTTCCTGAACAAGGACCATGGAATCAGCTTTTCATACCTCATCGCTGGACTCTACCTCCTCTTCAAGCTGACATCGGCTTCAGAGAAA GTTCAGCTATTCTTTGCTGCGTTGAAGGCACTATCAAGAAGCGAAGGAGACGATGGGGGGTCGTATGCGACAACCGAACAG GTAAACGAAGCCGGTGATCTTTGTGCCATTTGCCTCGACAGAATGCGTGCTCCCGTCGTGCTTCACTGCGAACACGTATTCTGCGAAGACTGCATCTTTCAATG GTTTGAGAGAGAACGAACGTGCCCCATTTGCAGGGCACAGATTAGACGACCGGCAGCCCTCCGATCGTACGCGGATGGCTCCACAAGCTTGCTCTATCAGCTGTTCTAA